A single region of the Pseudomonas sp. VD-NE ins genome encodes:
- a CDS encoding PaaI family thioesterase has product MEIPAGLVESAFFKLLGCRLHSLETGVAQVALVLEPELRNRGGKLHGGALFSLVDIAMGLACSSTHGFDQQSATIECKINYIRAVSDGEVLCTARVIHPGRRTLVVEADVMQGDKLVAKAQGTFAVL; this is encoded by the coding sequence ATGGAGATTCCGGCCGGGCTCGTCGAGAGCGCGTTTTTCAAGCTGTTGGGCTGCCGCCTGCACAGCCTGGAAACCGGGGTGGCGCAAGTCGCCCTGGTGCTGGAACCCGAACTGCGCAATCGCGGCGGCAAATTGCACGGTGGCGCACTGTTCAGTCTGGTCGACATCGCCATGGGGCTGGCCTGTTCCAGCACTCATGGTTTCGATCAGCAGAGCGCGACCATCGAGTGCAAGATCAACTATATCCGCGCCGTTTCCGACGGTGAGGTGCTGTGCACGGCACGGGTGATTCACCCGGGCCGGCGCACTCTAGTGGTCGAAGCTGATGTGATGCAGGGCGACAAACTGGTCGCAAAAGCGCAAGGCACGTTCGCTGTCCTGTAG
- a CDS encoding Tex family protein encodes MDSINSRIAEELGVRPQQVEAAVALLDEGSTVPFIARYRKEVTGSLDDTQLRHLEERLRYLRELDERRISILASIEEQGKLTPALERDIKLADTKTRLEDLYLPYKQKRRTKGQIALEAGLGDLADGLFNDPNLTPETEAARFVDAEKGVADVKAALEGAKYILMERFAEDASLLEKLRNYLKQEATLSARVIAGKEEEGAKFRDYFEHDEPLKSMPSHRALAIFRGRNEGILSSALKVGDELPGTMHPCEGMIGQQFNIQNQNRPADKWLGEVVRWTWKVKLYTHLETDLLGELRDGAETEAINVFAHNLHDLLLAAPAGPRATLGLDPGLRTGCKVAVVDSTGKLLDHATVYPHVPHNKWDQTIAILAALCAKHSVDLIAIGNGTASRETDKLAIELIKKYPAMKMTKVMVSEAGASVYSASELAAKEFPDLDVSIRGAVSIARRLQDPLAELVKIDPKSIGVGQYQHDVSQLKLARGLDAVVEDCVNAVGVDVNTASVALLARISGLNATLAQNIVTHRDEHGAFKTRAALKKVARLGEKTFEQAAGFLRVMNGDNPLDSSAVHPEAYPLVQRIAAETDRDIRSLIGDASFLKRLDPKKFTDETFGLPTVTDILQELEKPGRDPRPEFKTAEFQEGVEDLKDLQLGMILEGVVTNVTAFGAFVDIGVHQDGLVHISALSEKFIKDPREAVKAGDVVKVKVMEVDIPRKRVGLSMRMGDTPGEKIDGARGSRPGSAQRQPSNNAPRKETATAAPVNNAMASLFANAKQLKKR; translated from the coding sequence ATGGACAGCATCAACAGCCGCATTGCCGAGGAACTCGGCGTACGCCCACAACAGGTCGAAGCGGCCGTCGCGCTACTCGATGAAGGCTCTACCGTTCCCTTCATCGCCCGTTACCGGAAAGAAGTCACCGGCAGCCTCGATGACACCCAGTTGCGTCATCTGGAAGAGCGTCTGCGCTACCTGCGAGAACTCGACGAACGGCGCATCAGCATCCTCGCCAGCATCGAAGAGCAAGGCAAACTCACCCCTGCCCTCGAGCGCGACATCAAACTCGCCGACACCAAGACCCGCCTCGAAGACTTGTACCTGCCGTACAAGCAGAAGCGCCGCACCAAGGGCCAGATCGCCCTGGAAGCCGGCCTCGGCGACCTGGCCGACGGCCTGTTCAACGACCCGAATCTGACCCCGGAAACCGAAGCCGCGCGCTTCGTCGATGCCGAAAAAGGCGTGGCCGATGTGAAAGCCGCGCTGGAAGGCGCCAAGTACATCCTCATGGAGCGCTTCGCCGAAGACGCCAGCCTGCTGGAAAAACTGCGCAACTACCTCAAGCAGGAAGCGACCCTCAGTGCCCGCGTCATCGCTGGCAAGGAAGAGGAAGGCGCCAAATTCCGCGATTACTTCGAGCACGATGAACCGCTGAAAAGCATGCCGTCGCACCGCGCGCTGGCGATTTTCCGTGGCCGCAACGAAGGCATCCTTAGCTCTGCGCTGAAAGTCGGCGACGAACTGCCGGGCACCATGCACCCGTGCGAGGGCATGATCGGCCAGCAATTCAACATCCAGAACCAGAACCGCCCGGCCGACAAATGGCTCGGCGAAGTGGTGCGCTGGACCTGGAAGGTCAAGCTCTACACGCATCTGGAAACCGACCTGCTCGGCGAGCTGCGTGACGGCGCCGAAACCGAAGCGATCAACGTGTTCGCGCACAACCTGCACGACTTGCTGCTGGCCGCCCCGGCCGGCCCGCGCGCCACTTTGGGTCTCGACCCGGGCCTGCGTACCGGTTGCAAGGTTGCCGTGGTCGACTCGACCGGCAAACTGCTCGATCACGCCACGGTTTACCCGCACGTGCCGCACAACAAGTGGGATCAGACCATCGCCATTCTGGCCGCCCTGTGCGCCAAGCACTCGGTTGACCTGATCGCCATCGGCAACGGCACCGCCAGCCGCGAAACCGACAAACTGGCGATCGAGCTGATCAAAAAATATCCAGCGATGAAGATGACCAAAGTCATGGTTTCCGAAGCCGGCGCATCGGTGTACTCGGCATCGGAGCTGGCGGCCAAGGAATTCCCGGATCTCGACGTGTCGATCCGTGGCGCGGTGTCCATTGCCCGCCGCTTGCAGGATCCACTGGCTGAACTGGTGAAAATCGATCCGAAATCCATCGGTGTCGGCCAGTACCAGCATGACGTGTCGCAGCTGAAACTGGCGCGTGGTCTGGATGCTGTGGTCGAGGATTGCGTGAACGCCGTTGGCGTTGACGTGAACACCGCTTCGGTAGCGCTGCTGGCGCGTATCTCTGGCCTCAACGCGACACTGGCGCAAAACATCGTGACTCACCGCGATGAACACGGTGCGTTCAAAACCCGTGCAGCGCTGAAGAAAGTCGCACGTCTGGGCGAAAAAACCTTCGAACAGGCGGCCGGTTTCTTGCGCGTGATGAACGGCGACAATCCGCTGGACTCTTCGGCGGTGCACCCGGAAGCCTATCCGCTGGTGCAGCGCATTGCCGCTGAAACCGACCGCGACATCCGCTCGCTGATCGGCGACGCCAGTTTCCTCAAGCGTCTGGATCCGAAGAAATTCACCGACGAGACCTTCGGTCTGCCAACCGTGACCGACATCCTGCAAGAGCTGGAAAAACCGGGCCGCGACCCGCGTCCGGAGTTCAAAACCGCCGAATTCCAGGAAGGTGTTGAAGACCTCAAAGACCTGCAACTGGGGATGATCCTCGAAGGCGTGGTCACCAACGTGACCGCGTTCGGCGCATTCGTCGACATCGGCGTGCATCAGGACGGTCTGGTGCACATCTCGGCGCTGTCGGAGAAGTTCATCAAGGATCCGCGCGAAGCGGTGAAGGCCGGTGACGTGGTGAAAGTGAAGGTCATGGAAGTCGACATCCCGCGCAAACGCGTCGGCCTGTCGATGCGCATGGGCGACACCCCAGGCGAGAAAATCGACGGCGCCCGTGGCTCGCGTCCGGGCTCGGCGCAGCGCCAGCCTTCGAACAACGCGCCACGCAAGGAAACCGCGACCGCCGCGCCGGTGAACAACGCGATGGCCTCGCTGTTCGCCAACGCCAAGCAATTGAAGAAACGCTGA
- the ompR gene encoding two-component system response regulator OmpR encodes MSSTAQTAEGEKILIVDDDPGLSSLLERFFVSKGYRARTVPNTEQMDRLLSREVFNLVVLDLMLPGEDGLTACRRLRGANNQIPIIMLTAKGDELSRIKGLELGADDYLAKPFNPDELMARVKAVLRRQAAPVPGAPGSEDENVTFGDYVLSLATRELKRGEEVHMLTTGEFAVLKALVMNARQPLTRDKLMNLARGREWDALERSIDVQISRLRRMIEPDPSKPRYIQTVWGVGYVFVPDGAATK; translated from the coding sequence ATGAGCAGCACTGCACAAACTGCTGAAGGCGAAAAAATTCTCATCGTTGACGACGATCCGGGGCTGAGCAGCCTGCTGGAACGTTTTTTCGTCAGCAAGGGCTACCGTGCCCGCACCGTACCGAACACCGAACAGATGGATCGTCTGCTGTCGCGTGAAGTCTTCAATCTGGTCGTCCTCGACCTGATGCTGCCGGGCGAAGACGGTCTGACCGCTTGCCGCCGTCTGCGTGGCGCGAACAATCAGATTCCGATCATCATGCTCACCGCCAAGGGCGATGAGTTGAGCCGCATCAAGGGTCTGGAACTGGGCGCCGACGATTATCTGGCCAAGCCGTTCAACCCGGACGAGCTGATGGCCCGCGTCAAAGCCGTCCTGCGTCGTCAGGCCGCTCCGGTACCGGGCGCGCCGGGCAGTGAAGACGAAAACGTCACCTTCGGTGATTATGTGTTGTCGCTGGCCACCCGCGAACTCAAACGCGGTGAAGAAGTGCACATGCTCACCACCGGTGAGTTTGCTGTACTCAAGGCCCTCGTGATGAACGCGCGTCAGCCGCTGACCCGCGACAAACTGATGAACCTGGCCCGTGGCCGCGAGTGGGATGCCCTTGAGCGTTCCATCGACGTGCAGATCTCCCGTCTGCGCCGCATGATCGAGCCTGATCCATCGAAACCGCGTTATATCCAGACCGTCTGGGGCGTGGGTTACGTATTCGTACCCGATGGTGCCGCCACCAAGTGA
- a CDS encoding ATP-binding protein, with amino-acid sequence MKTPVWFPQSFFSRTLWLVLIVVLFSKALTLVYLLMNEDVLVDRQYSHGVALTLRAYWAADEENRAKIADAATLIRVVGAGVPEGEQHWPYSEIYQRQMQAELGADTEVRLRMHSPPALWVRAPSLGDGWLKVPLYPHPLRGQKIWNVLGWFLAIGLLSTASAWIFVSQLNQPLKRLVYAARQLGQGRSVRLPISDTPSEMTEVYRAFNQMAEDVEQAGRERELMLAGVSHDLRTPLTRLRLSLELMGDRNDLTDDMVRDIEDMDAILDQFLAFIRDGRDESVEEVDLTDLVREVAAPYNQTEEKVRLRLEPIQPFPLRRVSMKRLLNNLIGNALNHAGGHVEVAAYVSGDVSAPYVVLSVMDRGAGIDPSELEAIFNPFTRGDRARGGKGTGLGLAIVKRIASMHGGNVELRNRSGGGLEARVRLPLGLMLPRDAV; translated from the coding sequence ATGAAAACCCCCGTCTGGTTCCCCCAAAGTTTTTTCTCCCGCACCCTCTGGCTGGTGCTCATCGTCGTGCTGTTTTCCAAGGCGCTGACCCTGGTTTATCTGTTGATGAACGAGGACGTGCTGGTGGACCGCCAATACAGCCACGGCGTCGCCCTGACGTTGCGCGCCTATTGGGCCGCCGATGAAGAAAACCGCGCGAAGATCGCTGATGCTGCCACCCTGATCCGTGTGGTCGGCGCCGGTGTGCCGGAAGGCGAACAGCACTGGCCGTACAGTGAAATCTACCAGCGGCAGATGCAGGCGGAGCTGGGCGCCGACACTGAAGTGCGTTTGCGCATGCACTCGCCGCCGGCGTTGTGGGTTCGCGCGCCGAGCCTCGGTGACGGCTGGCTGAAGGTGCCGTTGTATCCGCATCCGTTGCGCGGCCAGAAAATCTGGAACGTGCTCGGATGGTTCCTCGCCATCGGCTTGTTGTCGACGGCGTCTGCATGGATTTTCGTCAGCCAGCTCAACCAGCCATTGAAACGCTTGGTCTACGCCGCCCGGCAGCTCGGTCAGGGTCGCAGTGTGCGTCTGCCGATCAGTGACACGCCCAGTGAAATGACCGAGGTGTATCGCGCCTTCAACCAGATGGCCGAAGACGTCGAGCAGGCCGGGCGCGAGCGCGAGTTGATGTTGGCCGGCGTGTCCCACGACTTGCGCACACCGCTGACCCGCTTGCGGCTTTCGCTGGAGCTGATGGGCGATCGTAATGACTTGACCGATGACATGGTCCGCGACATCGAAGACATGGACGCGATTCTCGACCAGTTCCTCGCGTTTATTCGTGATGGTCGCGACGAGTCGGTGGAAGAGGTGGATCTGACTGATCTGGTGCGCGAGGTGGCGGCGCCGTACAACCAGACTGAAGAAAAAGTCCGTTTGCGTCTGGAGCCGATCCAGCCGTTTCCACTGCGTCGGGTGTCGATGAAGCGTTTGCTCAACAACCTGATCGGCAACGCCTTGAACCACGCCGGCGGTCACGTCGAGGTGGCGGCTTATGTGTCCGGTGACGTCAGTGCACCGTATGTGGTGCTGAGTGTGATGGACCGAGGCGCCGGGATTGATCCTTCGGAGCTGGAGGCGATCTTCAACCCGTTTACCCGAGGCGATCGTGCGCGGGGCGGGAAGGGTACTGGCTTGGGTTTGGCGATTGTGAAGCGGATTGCTTCGATGCATGGCGGCAATGTTGAACTGCGTAACCGGTCTGGTGGTGGACTGGAAGCGCGGGTGAGATTGCCGTTGGGGCTGATGTTGCCGCGAGATGCGGTATAG
- the rimK gene encoding 30S ribosomal protein S6--L-glutamate ligase, giving the protein MKIAVLSRNPRLYSTRRLVEAGTERGHEMVVIDTLRAYMNIASHKPQIHYRGKPLEGFDAVIPRIGASVTFYGCAVLRQFEMMGVFPLNESVAIARSRDKLRSLQLLSRRGIGLPVTGFAHSPDDIPDLIDMVNGAPLVIKVLEGTQGIGVVLCETATAAESVIEAFMGLKQNIMVQEYIKEAGGADIRCFVVGDKVIAAMKRQAKPGEFRSNLHRGGSASLIKITPEERMTALRAAKVMGLAVAGVDILRSNHGPLVMEVNSSPGLEGIETTTGKNVAGIIIEHLEKNGGPNMTRTKGKG; this is encoded by the coding sequence ATGAAGATCGCTGTGCTGTCGCGGAACCCGCGTCTGTATTCCACCCGCCGTCTGGTCGAAGCCGGAACCGAGCGCGGGCATGAAATGGTAGTGATCGACACCTTGCGCGCCTACATGAACATCGCCAGCCACAAGCCGCAGATTCACTATCGCGGCAAACCGCTGGAAGGCTTTGACGCGGTGATTCCACGGATCGGCGCGTCGGTGACGTTCTACGGCTGCGCGGTGTTGCGTCAGTTCGAAATGATGGGGGTATTCCCGCTCAACGAATCGGTGGCCATCGCCCGTTCGCGGGACAAGCTGCGTTCGCTGCAACTGTTGTCGCGTCGCGGTATTGGTTTGCCGGTCACCGGTTTTGCGCACTCGCCGGACGACATTCCCGACCTGATCGACATGGTCAACGGCGCGCCGCTGGTGATCAAGGTGCTGGAAGGCACGCAAGGTATCGGCGTGGTGCTGTGCGAAACCGCGACCGCTGCCGAATCGGTGATCGAGGCTTTCATGGGCCTGAAGCAGAACATCATGGTTCAGGAGTACATCAAGGAAGCCGGCGGTGCGGATATTCGTTGTTTCGTGGTCGGTGACAAAGTCATCGCGGCAATGAAGCGTCAGGCCAAACCGGGTGAGTTCCGTTCAAATCTGCATCGCGGCGGCAGTGCCAGCCTGATCAAGATCACTCCGGAGGAACGCATGACCGCGTTGCGTGCGGCCAAGGTCATGGGCCTGGCGGTGGCAGGTGTGGATATCCTGCGCTCCAATCACGGGCCACTGGTGATGGAAGTGAACTCCTCGCCAGGGCTGGAAGGGATCGAGACCACCACTGGGAAGAATGTGGCGGGGATCATCATTGAGCATCTTGAGAAGAATGGCGGGCCGAATATGACCCGGACCAAAGGCAAGGGCTAA
- a CDS encoding ATP-dependent zinc protease, whose protein sequence is MGVAGLRAKIDTGASTSSLHATDIEPFERDGEKWVRFTAHLGTVVQLRHRRCEAPLVTRKTIKSSNGHAQERYVISTTLALGDRVWPIEFTLACRKSMRYRLLLGSKALIDGHLVVNPGIKYVQDKPVFPVSTSSTGVA, encoded by the coding sequence TTGGGAGTCGCGGGCCTGCGAGCGAAAATCGACACCGGCGCCAGCACCTCCAGCCTGCATGCCACCGACATCGAGCCGTTCGAACGCGACGGCGAGAAGTGGGTGCGCTTCACCGCGCACCTGGGCACGGTGGTGCAGTTGCGCCACCGCCGCTGCGAAGCACCACTGGTAACACGCAAAACCATCAAAAGCTCCAACGGCCACGCGCAGGAGCGCTATGTGATCAGCACCACCCTGGCCCTGGGTGATCGGGTCTGGCCGATCGAGTTCACCCTCGCCTGCCGCAAATCCATGCGCTATCGCCTGTTGCTCGGTTCCAAAGCCCTGATCGATGGCCATCTGGTCGTCAATCCGGGCATCAAGTATGTACAAGACAAGCCGGTGTTCCCGGTATCTACCTCCTCCACAGGTGTTGCATGA
- a CDS encoding EAL domain-containing protein: protein MTKFPSSLTSNHTGCQGCQHSERLGFDFDFAYQPIVDLRDQSVFAHEALVRGVNGEGALSVLDQVTEENRYRFDQLCRTRAIEGAADLNMQTHLSINFMPNAVYRPELCIRSTLEAAKKHRFPIDRLIFETLESEHVDNYRHLTNILREYREFGFKTAIDDFGAGYSGLNLLADFQPDLIKLDMALIRDVDQDRVRQAIVRGIVTICAELDVTVIAEGIESAGERDFLADCGIFLMQGYWFAKPAFKALARVSPEAWTR, encoded by the coding sequence GTGACTAAATTTCCGTCTTCATTAACCTCGAACCACACCGGTTGCCAGGGCTGCCAGCACAGTGAACGGTTGGGCTTCGACTTTGACTTTGCCTACCAACCTATCGTGGATTTGCGCGACCAGTCGGTTTTCGCCCATGAAGCGCTGGTCCGCGGCGTGAACGGTGAAGGCGCACTCAGCGTGTTGGATCAGGTTACAGAAGAAAACCGCTACCGTTTCGACCAGCTCTGCCGGACCCGCGCCATCGAAGGCGCGGCCGATCTTAATATGCAGACACACTTGTCGATCAACTTCATGCCCAACGCCGTCTATCGTCCAGAGCTGTGCATTCGCAGTACGCTCGAGGCGGCAAAAAAACACCGCTTCCCTATCGACCGGCTGATTTTCGAAACCCTGGAAAGCGAGCATGTAGATAACTATCGCCATTTGACCAATATTCTGCGTGAATACCGCGAATTCGGCTTCAAGACCGCCATCGATGATTTCGGTGCCGGTTATTCGGGGCTCAATCTGCTGGCTGATTTCCAACCGGACCTGATCAAACTCGACATGGCGCTGATCCGCGATGTCGATCAAGACCGTGTTCGTCAGGCGATCGTGCGGGGGATTGTCACAATCTGTGCGGAGTTGGACGTTACAGTCATTGCCGAAGGCATTGAGAGCGCCGGTGAACGGGATTTCCTGGCGGACTGTGGAATATTTCTGATGCAGGGCTACTGGTTCGCCAAACCTGCATTCAAAGCGTTGGCCCGGGTTTCACCTGAGGCCTGGACGCGTTAA